AGCTGCGCCATAGCCCCGAACCGGAACCTGGGGTCCCGGCGGAAAATATGGAGTTGTGGAGTGGAGCTAACGGGATTCGAACCCGTGACCCCCACACTGCCAGTGTGGTGCGCTACCAGCTGCGCCATAGCCCCGATGCGGGTGTATTCCCGCCGTCACCGGCTGGAAAACAACTCCGCTCAATATACCGGCGGGCACCCCGCCGACCAAATCCCCTAGCGCGCGGCCAGATCGGCAGGCCAGGTCTCGGTCAGGTTGCCGTCCGCGTAGAGGTCCTCGCCGTCAATCAGCACGCGCGGGGTCCACGCCTCACCAGAGGTGTCCTGCTGCAGCTTGGCGTTGTCGCCGCTCATCTTCATGGCCGCGTCGATGTACTTGGCATCGCGGATATCCTGCAGCGCAGCGTTGGAGGCGCCGTAGCTCTTCGCCAGATCCGCCAGCTTGGTCTCGTCTACGTTGTTGTACACCTGCTGCTGGTTCTCGTACAGGTAGTTGCGCAGCGTGAACGCTGCATCCACGTCGCCGTGCGCCAGCAGCGCGAGGAACGCCGCGGTGGACTTGGTGGAGTGGCCCACCGTGCCGCGGTCCTGGCCCACCATCATGCGCAGGTTCATGGTGATGTCGCCGTCCTTGACCAGCTCGAGCATGTCCGCGTCGGTAGCAATGTGGTATTTCGCGCAGTAGGAGCAGGAGAAGTCTTCGAACAGGTCGCCCTCGTTCGCGTCCGCCTTCGGGTTCGCGCCGGCGAGGTGGATGGTGTCTTCGCCCTCGTTCCAGGTGACGTTGATGCCGTCCATCTTCACCATTTCCGCCTCCGCGGCGGCTTTCTGGTTGTTGCGGCCGTTGTTCACAATCAGGCCGATAACCAGTGCGGCGATGGCCAGCACGGCGATTACTGCCCAGAGGAACGCGGTGTTGCCCTTGCTGTTCGGGTTCTGCACCTTGCGAGTGGTCACGGTGTCTCCTTGACGTCCAGTTTGAGTGCCGGATAGCAATTCTAGGGGTAGATGGCGAACTTCTTAAACGGTCGCCACACCATGAACCCGGTCACAGCGAGGAGGAACACGTCGCGCCACAGCGCGCGGAGAATGTCCCCGGACTCCGCGTCGCCCGAGGCGTTCGGGTTGAAGCAGCCGCAGTCGATGACCAGACCGCGGCTGTACACGCTGTACAGGCCCATGATGAACATCGCCAGCACGGCGATGCTCACGGCCCCGGCCCAGCGCAGTTTGATCCCCAGCAGCAGGAGCAGCCCGCCGGCGATCTCCAGCGGGCCGATCACGCGCGCGAGCAGGTCGGACCAGTACGGGGTGAAAATCTCGTACGCCTCGATGGATTTGGTCACGTCCAGGTGCGCCCCGAGCTTGGTGTAGCCGGAGTAGATCCACATGAACGCCAGCCCGAAGCGGGCGAGCGCGGACGCGATGTCCAGCACCAGCCCCGTCGTGGCCTGCGCATCCCGTGGCTGGGCAGCGGTCGATCCCGCGGTTTTCGTTGTCACCCGATCGACCCTAGCGCATGAGCGCTACTGCCCCAGCACCTCTGAGACCAGCGCCACAGCCTCGTCCTGCACCTGCTTGAGGTGCTCCGGGCCCTTGAAGGACTCGGCGTAGATCTTGTACTTGTCCTCGGTGCCGGAGGGACGCGCGGCGAACCAGGCGTTCTCCGTGGTCACCTTCAGGCCGCCGATCGCGGCACCGTTGCCGGGGGCTTCCGTGAGCTTTGCGACGATCACTTCGCCCGCCAGCTCATCCGCAGCAACCTGCTCGGGCGACAGGGCCTTGAGCGTGGCCTTCTGCTCGCGGTTCGCGGGTGCGTCGATGCGTGCGTAGGCAGGCGCGCCGAACTGCGCCTCGAGCTCTGCGTAACGCTGCGACGGCGTCTTGCCGGTCACCGCGGTGATCTCGGAGGCGAGGAGGTCCAGGATGATGCCGTCCTTGTCGGTGGACCACACGGTACCGTCCTTGCGCAGGAAGGAGGCGCCGGCGGACTCTTCGCCGCCGAATCCGATGGTGCCGTCGATAAGCCCGGGCACGAACCACTTGAAGCCCACGGGCACCTCCACCAGCTCGCGGCCGAGGGAGGCGACCACGCGGTCGATCATGGAGGAGGACACGAGAGTCTTGCCCACGGCGGTGCCGGGTGCCCAGCCGTCGCGGTGGCTGAACAGGTACTCGATGGCCACGGCGAGGTAGTGGTTCGGGTTCATCAGCCCGGCGTCCGGGGTGACAATGCCGTGGCGGTCCGCGTCCGCATCGTTGCCCGTGGCGATGGAGTACTTATCGCGGTTGTGCACCAAAGATGCCATGGAGTTCGGCGAGGAGCAGTCCATGCGGATCTTGCCGTCGGTGTCCAAGGTCATAAACCGCCAGGTGGCGTCCACCTCCGGGTTGACCACGGTCAGGTTCAGCCCGTGGGTCTCCGCGATCGCACCCCAGTAGTCCACGGACGCGCCACCCATCGGGTCCGCGCCGATGGACAGGTCGGAGCCGCGGATCGCGTCGATGTCCACCACGTTGACCAGGTCCGCCACGTAGCGGCCCTTGAAGTCGAACTTCTCCGCGCGGGCATCCAGCACGCCCGCAACCGGCACGCGCTTCACGCCCTCGAGGCCGTTCGCCAGGTACTCGTTGGCGCGCGCCGCGATCCAGTCGGTCGCGTCCGTGCCGGCCGGGCCGCCGTTCGGCGGGTTGTACTTGAAGCCGCCGTCGCGCGGCGGGTTGTGTGATGGGGTGATCACAATGCCGTCGGCACGCGCGGCATCGGTGCCCGTCACCCCGCCCGCAAGCTGGGCGTTGTGGGAGAGGATGGCGTGGGAGACGGCCGGCGTCGGCGTGTAGCGGCCTTCCGCGTCCACGAGAACGTGGACGTCGTTGGCAATCAGCACCTCGACGCGGAGACCATCGCCGGCTCAGACAGCGCGTGGGTGTCGCGGCCGATGTACACCGGCCCGCCGATGTTCTGGCCGCGGCGGTAATCCACAATCGCCTGCGTGGTGGCCAGAATGTGCGGCTCGTTGAACGCGTTGTCCAGGGAGGAGCCGCGGTGGCCGGAGGTGCCGAAGGCCACCTGCTGCTCCGGGGCCTGCGGATCAATGTCGCGGGTGTAGTAGGCGGTGACCAGTTCGGCGATGTCGATCAGGTCTTCGGGGCGGGCGGGCTGGCCGGCGCGCTCGTGTGCCATGTCGGGCTCCTTCACTTCCAGTGGGGGCGGGTGCGGTTCACCTCCCATTGTGGGCGCGCGGCGGCAATTGCGCCACGGGTGCGCCGAACTACACTGCGCTGGTGTGCGTACAGATCCTTTCTCCACTGCCCTCGCCGTCGGCGTCGGCGCTGGCCTCGGGGCGCTGACCCGCTGGTTCGTGCTCCTCGGCGCCGCCCCCGGTTCGCTCGCGGCGCTGGCACTCACCTTCGCCATCAACGCCGCCGGCTGCTTCGCCATGGGGTGGTTCAAGCCCGGCCCGCTATGGGGTACCGGGTTCCTCGGGGGCTTGACCACGTATTCGGCGGTGGCGTTTGCGGCGTTGCAATCGTCGATAAGCGGGGCCCTGCTTGTGCTGGCCTTGAGTTTCGCGGTGAACGTCGCGGCGTGGATCGCAGGAGACGCGGCGAGGGGGCGGGCGAATGCTTAACGTACAAGTGCTGCTGGTGGGCGTCGCCGCGGTGTTCGCCGGCGGCTTCGCGGGTGGCGTGCTGCGCTGGTGGCTCACGCGGCTGATCCCCAACCCGCGGGCGGCAACGTTCGCGGCCAACGTCGCGGCGGCGGGCGTGCTGGGCTTCGTTGCCATGGGGCCGGCGATGTGGCAGATCGCGGTCGGCGCGGGCTTTGCGGGCAGCTTATCGACGTTTTCTACGCTCGCCCGCGAAGTCGGCGAGCTGATCAAGAAGAAGGATTACGCGGAGGCGACGAAATACGTGCTGGCCACGGCCGCGATCGGTGTGGCCAGCGCCGGTTTCGGCATGATGTGGGCGCCGCGCTAGGCGGGCGCTAGTCCGCGATCGCGTCCAGTGGCGGCGTCTTCGCGGCGCGGCCTGCGGGCCAGAGGGCTGCGATGATGCCCACCACCACGCTGCCGCCCAACATCCAGCCGACCAGGCCCCACGGGATCACGATCTTCTCCAACCCTTGGTTTGCCAGGACGGTCAGGAAGGACCAGCCCAGGCCCAACCCCAGAAGCACGCCCAGCACTGCGCCGAAGAACGCCATCTGCACGGATTCCAGGATGATCATGATGCGCACTTGGCGGCGGTGCGTGCCCACTGCGCGCAGCATGCCGATCTCCTGGCGGCGCTCGATCACCGAGAGCGTCAGCGTATTCACGATGCCCAGCACCGCAATCACCACCGCGAGTGAGAGCAGCGCGTACAGGATGAACAGCATCTGGTCGATGAGGTCCAGCACCTCGCCGGAGATGTCGTCCTTGCTCTTGATCTGCACCACGATGTCGGGCTTGACCTCAGCTTCGAGGTTTTCGCGCAGCTGCGCGGTGCTCACGGAACCGTCACCAACCACGCCCAGCATGATGATGTTGGCGGAGTTTGGCGGCAGGACCTCGCCCACCGCGTCCGCGCTCACCACCACCGCGGGCAGCATGGAGGACTCTTCGAAGATGCCGCCCACAGTCGCCTCCACCGTCATGGGCGTGATCCCTGGCGCGGCGAGGGTCACCGTGTCGCCGACCTGCCAGCCGCGCTCCTGCGCCCACGCGCGCGGCGCGATGACGGTGTTGCCCTCGAGGGAGGAGGACCCCTCCGCCATGTCCAGCGAGATGAGGTTGCCCGGGTCGCCGTACAGCACCGTCGTGGAGCCGAAGTCGCCGAGCTGGGCGCTGTACTCGCCGTCGACGGTAATCGCGGCCTCGGTGTACGCCGCCACCGCGCCGACGCCGTCCACCTCCGGCAGCCGCTCCATCAGGTCCTTCGGAATCGGGAACGCCGCCATGTCCGGCCCGGCGAGAACGTATTCGGCGCTGACCTCGTTCTCCGCAACCGTGTCCACGGAATATTTCATCGACGCGCCAAGCATGCCGATGATGGTCACCAGCGCAATGCCCAGCATGAGCGCGAACGCCGTTGCGGACGTGCGGCGCGGGTTGCGCTGCGTGTTCGTGGAGGCGAGGCGACCCACCGTGCCAAACGGCGCGCCGATGAGCCGGCCGATCGGCGGCACCACCGGCAAACTCATCGCGGGACCGGCGAGGAAAATGCCCGCGATCACCGCAACCGCAGCCACGCCGACCAGGGACGCGCGGCGCGATGTGGCACCGTCGCCCCACGCAAGCGCCACCACCGCGACGGCGACACCGGCCGCGATCAGCACCGCACCGGGCACAGTGCGCTTCATCAGCGGTTGCGGCGCCGCTGATTCGCTCGCCCGCATCGCTTCGACCGGCTGCACACGGCCGGCTTGCCGCGCCGGCGCCCACGCGGAGATCAGGGTGACAATCACGCCGGCCACAATCGGCACCACCGCCGTATCCGGCTCGAAACCGATGCCGCCCGCCGGCAAGTGCATGTTGTAGCGCGCCATGACCTGCTTGATCACTGCGACCAGGCCCGCGCCGGCCGCGACACCAACGGCAGAGCCGATAAGCCCCACAATCAGCGCCTCCGCCAGCACGGAACGCGTCA
Above is a genomic segment from Corynebacterium sp. CNCTC7651 containing:
- a CDS encoding CrcB family protein, yielding MRTDPFSTALAVGVGAGLGALTRWFVLLGAAPGSLAALALTFAINAAGCFAMGWFKPGPLWGTGFLGGLTTYSAVAFAALQSSISGALLVLALSFAVNVAAWIAGDAARGRANA
- a CDS encoding thioredoxin domain-containing protein, producing MTTRKVQNPNSKGNTAFLWAVIAVLAIAALVIGLIVNNGRNNQKAAAEAEMVKMDGINVTWNEGEDTIHLAGANPKADANEGDLFEDFSCSYCAKYHIATDADMLELVKDGDITMNLRMMVGQDRGTVGHSTKSTAAFLALLAHGDVDAAFTLRNYLYENQQQVYNNVDETKLADLAKSYGASNAALQDIRDAKYIDAAMKMSGDNAKLQQDTSGEAWTPRVLIDGEDLYADGNLTETWPADLAAR
- a CDS encoding MauE/DoxX family redox-associated membrane protein, with the translated sequence MTTKTAGSTAAQPRDAQATTGLVLDIASALARFGLAFMWIYSGYTKLGAHLDVTKSIEAYEIFTPYWSDLLARVIGPLEIAGGLLLLLGIKLRWAGAVSIAVLAMFIMGLYSVYSRGLVIDCGCFNPNASGDAESGDILRALWRDVFLLAVTGFMVWRPFKKFAIYP
- a CDS encoding ABC transporter permease; translated protein: MAAGSQAMTKVSLRNIGSHKLRLALTVLAVVLGTAFIAGSMMFTNMLERTFDSAVATQYKNADAVVEPGEDSSAVPADVAETVTKMDTVERANIVGSRTVVAATTDEEAIQMRQGRASAAAYYGAEDNVGQAPEIVDGRAPEPGHDPAEAVLNANGAAFYGIELNQELIVVDTRGRQRYTITGLYEDEVVQETSLSFLLPEADYREFYVTQDTVPGLLLAGPEGTEPQLLVDEISNAHPDLTVRTGEEAAEETSKSVREALSFVSYFLIAFGLVGLLVGTFLIANTFSMIVAQRTKEFALLRALGASRGQVTRSVLAEALIVGLIGSAVGVAAGAGLVAVIKQVMARYNMHLPAGGIGFEPDTAVVPIVAGVIVTLISAWAPARQAGRVQPVEAMRASESAAPQPLMKRTVPGAVLIAAGVAVAVVALAWGDGATSRRASLVGVAAVAVIAGIFLAGPAMSLPVVPPIGRLIGAPFGTVGRLASTNTQRNPRRTSATAFALMLGIALVTIIGMLGASMKYSVDTVAENEVSAEYVLAGPDMAAFPIPKDLMERLPEVDGVGAVAAYTEAAITVDGEYSAQLGDFGSTTVLYGDPGNLISLDMAEGSSSLEGNTVIAPRAWAQERGWQVGDTVTLAAPGITPMTVEATVGGIFEESSMLPAVVVSADAVGEVLPPNSANIIMLGVVGDGSVSTAQLRENLEAEVKPDIVVQIKSKDDISGEVLDLIDQMLFILYALLSLAVVIAVLGIVNTLTLSVIERRQEIGMLRAVGTHRRQVRIMIILESVQMAFFGAVLGVLLGLGLGWSFLTVLANQGLEKIVIPWGLVGWMLGGSVVVGIIAALWPAGRAAKTPPLDAIAD
- a CDS encoding CrcB family protein; its protein translation is MLNVQVLLVGVAAVFAGGFAGGVLRWWLTRLIPNPRAATFAANVAAAGVLGFVAMGPAMWQIAVGAGFAGSLSTFSTLAREVGELIKKKDYAEATKYVLATAAIGVASAGFGMMWAPR